From the genome of Eremothecium gossypii ATCC 10895 chromosome I, complete sequence:
GACTCAACTCGGTACTGTGAACCGCGTGAAAGAACAGAATAAAAATCTATCCCTATTAGTCTTGCCTGCTCCACCGTTCTGCTTATAACTTGTTTGAGGTTTAATAGGCGTATATTACATCTCACTCGCTCTAAACAATAATTGATGACAATTTTAATGCTAGTTCGATCGGACTTCGTCCGCCAAAATCCGCTTAAAGTCTCGTGAGTGAACTTTGGCAACCTTTCGTGTAATAAATGATATGCAACGTTCTCAATATTATATTTTGCTAGGTTAACCTCTGTTCTCATTTTTCGCCAGACATTTAGCATATGGCGCCCTGCTATCTTAATCCCAGCAGAGTGTGAATAATTCCATTCACTGGCCAACCCAGATCTATCATCTCTGGAAAGCCTTGAGATAAGTAGACCGAAATCGATATTGTGCGATAGTTCAGCTCGTGCCAAAATATACCCCCATGATGATTTATTGGTTTCATATCCTGAAAGTATATCAGGATCAATGATTAGAACTAGTTTTGCAAACTCGGTTATAAGTTCATACTCTGAGGTAAAAAATGCCACTCTCGTTTTACCACATGCCTCTTCGATTATTCGTTTATAAATTGCATCATTTTCATTCAACGATACTAAAAGTCCATCTGTTGAAAGCTCCATTGTTCCCACTGATTGAGGCCCATCAATAGACCAACAAATCATTTTGATCTCATCCGTACGAGGATTGGGTAGCATGTTTCGTCGTGTATCGACGTGTATCTCCATGGATAAGTGAAGAAGCTGTGGTCCACTTTCTCGCGCTTCATTGGACATGTTCGGCGGGGCTTGTTGCGATGGTGCTGACTGTTGACTCTGGGTAGGTCCATCTATACACGATGTTTCGGGTGAATCTGGAGGTTGTTTTAAAACTTCATAGTACTTCGGTGGTTTGGGGATATAGACCCAATGGTTCACTTTAGCTGGAGAGCCTGTCAATTTCCGCCTGTAAAATTCAACCTCATCACCAAAAGATACCCATTCCCTACAACTTATATGATCAGATTCAATATTATATTTGTGTGTTGTGTTATCTTTTCCCTTCGGAAGATCAACAGGATTGGAATAATAAGGACCCTGGTAATCGACCGCCGGTTCCCCATTTGCTTCTAATGCGTCTGACATATCTGCATATGAAATCGGAGGGCTCTTATATCGGTATACTGGTAGCTTAGACTCCCGTGTGTAGCTTTTATGTTTTTTATTCGATTGTGGATTTATGTTCATGACCCTGTCATCCCTCATCAGAAGCCCATGCTGCGCCTTTACCCTCTTTAATTTTGGCGTAGAGTACAGTAAACGTTCAATATCCACCGAATCAATTGTGCTAATTAGTGGCTCTTCATTATCTTCATCATCGGGCAAAGCAACAATTTTCTGCTTACCATTCAATGGTTTTGGCCAAAGTTCACTTATGGTTTCGGAAGCGGTTTTGATATTTTCGTAAAACCAGGAATTGTCAATAAACGTTGCAAAAGATAAGTTCTTGGGATTCCCATCGCAGTTTTGTTGCTTAGCTAGCTGATGGAATCTCTCTAACTCTTCAAAGTCCCACGGTGGCCTGGTTTCTACTCCCTGAAGTTCATCTGGGGGTAAATAAGGTCCCAACTCCTTAGACTCTCGCAACCATGTTACATCTTTCCAGACATAGTTCGTAGACACAAGGTACTTTTTATTGGGATTAGCAGGAGCTCTCAGGGCATCGATAAAGTCATGATGAATATACCGATATTCTAATTCCTCTCTGTTGGCAATGAACTGGGGGAGGATATCTATCTCCAGTAAGCCTGTTCCAAAACGTTCAAATTCTCTGGGTAAAGTGTTATCAGGCCTTAGAAACCGCTTTAAAAAGGTATGTACGGCATCTGACTGGTGATACTCGTCAATATTGTGTAGGTTGTTCAGGACTGGTCCTCGGAAGTAACAATCGGTCAAGTTTAGGTACGCACAACCGTACAGATTAAAATCAGCCGACGTTTGCAGCAGGTACGGTATATGTGCCTCATATACACTAACACTACGACCTAATATCGAACCATCTCGCAGTTTATTCGCTAGTAAGGTAACAAACCGAGGGTTTAGTAGCGATATTTTGTAAAATACTGACCATCCAACATTGAACCCATAAAATGGCACTCCCTTCACCACTGACACGTTTGCAACGTACCGCAAACATTCTATATTATCTTCAGTACTATCACTCTGTTTTGCAGATTCACTACCATGTGATTTGGTACTAGTATTCAGCAGCGCCAGTTCCAGTAGTACATGTAGCCTGTGACATGTTGCCTTTGAATTATAGCGTAGCTCGTCAGGTGGTGCATCGCAGCTGATGAATAGATACGGAAGTGCACCATGCAGATGACTTAAAATATTATGACCACTAGTAAGCTTCCCGTAAAACCTGATTATGGGAACGGTACTAAAAGCTTTACCTGGCCAGCTTAAACTATGTTTTGGGTCTAAAGACGTCGGTGGCCATTGATAACAGTCATAATCTGACCACTGTATCTGAATTAAGTCCTCATTTCCCTCGCTACTGTTCAGATTATGGTTACTCGTTTGGCTCATCACATAAAACGCTTGCTTTCTTTGATGTAATAAAGAACAAAGTTTGACCATGAGTAACCATAATTTTGTCCGGCTCCGGAGAAACCGAACCGCTTGAGGCACACACACTTATAGGGGGGGCAGCAGAACCAATGAACAGCAAGAATACGATAGTATACGTCAAAGTACCTGGACGGCAACGGGAGGGCTTTGTGGATCCACCTCCTTTTGAATGGAACCAGCATCAGGATCGTAAACTATGGGCGCATATCTCAACTATAGAAGATAAGGATGATATCGATTGGCAACTGCTGTCAAACCAGACTAATGCACCCGAGTTCTTCATCCGCAAGAGAGTGTATCAGCTTTTCCGCGTGCATTTAAAATCAATCGAGCAAGAAATATATTCACATACAAGTGCGGATAGAGCCCCCAATCGCTCTTCGCAAGCGGGAGACGAACCTGCAGCAAGTGTTGGAGTTTTGAATGGTTATGGACAAAATATAAACGATATCCACGATCTAAGTAGTCTACAGACACCTCCCACTTGCCGTGGGAAGGCGAATAAGGATGAGGATGGAGGAAACAGTTCTGGAATCAGTGAACTGTCAAGTTTAAGCGTGAGCAAGTCTGCATTGGAAGAGGCATTAATGGATCGACTGCAACTCTAGAGCGCAGCGCTCGCAAGCGCAGTCAAAGAACCAGTTGCTGTGTAATATATTGCGCCTTTCAACCACCGGTAAGTCCAGTATCCCCTTATAGTCAATACACAGTTGCTCACCAGCAGCAACGTCAGAAGTCAGCACGAAATACATCTCACGCCCAACTCTCTTTTTGGCCAAATTTGGAGCGCATGAATGGTTGAAATAGGAAGCTTCCGGGAGGACCCAATATCCCAGGTAATCTCTACTATAATTCCCCTCGTTCTGTTCCCAGATCCCGAACGAGTTCCCGTATTCACTGCCCAATATTTTACGGAAAAGCGCCGATGAGAGCAGATCTCGCAGACCAATCGGAAGTACTACTTTTAAGAACTTGTACACTTTTAGTTGGAACTCTAGAAGTACAGGAAATTCAGTTATTTTCTGTAGCTCATTGGATTGCAACTGGTCGAAAGCTTGGTACATGGTTGATTCATTTGGCAGATGTTTTAGCCTGAACAGGCATTCAGTAACAAATCTTGCACACGAGTAAACCTCTTCGTCAATCGCAGGAATCATCAGATGCCGTTTGCTCGGCTTCATTGCAGATAATTTTGGAGTCCATTCGTTTTCTACATACCGCCATCTTTCTTCTATAATTGCTTCCGTGATGACAGCGTTCCCGCAGTCATCGTCTTGGAGATCCGTATTTCTGCGCTTGTTGCTTCTCTGAAAAGCCTGCAGCAAAGTTTCAAAGgcctccaccagctctTCGGCGGACTCCATCTGCATATATGCGTTCTTGCATATTTCCGAGCAAAATCGGAGGCCGCCTCCGCCGAAACTGCTGGCGCCGGTGATAGATGGTTGAAATCTTGCCTCCGCATGTCCTATTTTCGTCTTCATGACAGCTCCAGCATCATACGCAAAGCAAAAGTGGCAAACCTCCTTCCGGTATTCATATGCTATAGAGGACCCCAGTGCTTGCGTCAGTTTCAGGACCGTATccccgcgctgctggcTCTGCCGCGCAAAGCACGCTCTGCCGCCGTAGTCCGTTAGCTTGACCTCAAATAATTCTGAGATCTGGATTTGGATGTGTGCCGGCTCCATTTCTATATGTTTCTGGGCTCATCACCCCAGCGCCATTTACTTGCTGCTCGACTTCTTTCTATTTTTCAAAGAGCGATGGTCAATCTTCCGAAGATCGACATTTCAACGTCTGTCCGGCATATCACCTCACTTCCCGGACAGTATATGAAGATTGGTATATTTTAGTCCAGCTACTATTATCAGTTTAATATTGCACCAGCTATCCCTCTTTGTACCCAATTGCACGTTTGTCGCATTCGACGCATTACTCATCGTCTGTCAACTTCGTCATTCACGAGTGATTGCTGTCGGGCTTATATCGGAATTACAAGTCATGGAATGTAAACGACCTGTATATAAAGTGGGCACTCGCGAAGACAAAGGGGTCCTGACTTTGCCAACCACTGCTATATGTCATTATACAGTCTAATAACACCAAAGGCTTTTTCTGAGCTTCTACACAGGAACACTGGAAAACGGATTGTTCCTGTTGATGCAACATGGTACATGGCCGACAAGGAGCGGGATCTTGCCAAGAAGGAGTTTATGGAGTTGGAGAGAATACACAATGCTATTTTCTTTGACATAGACGTCTTTATGGACCAGAAGTCGCCATACCCTCACATGTTGCCGAGCTTGGAAACATTCAACGAGGAGATGGGTAAGTTGGGCATCCGGGAGGATGACATCTTAGTTGTTTACGATAGATGCAGCAACTTCAGCGCCTCCCGAGCCGCCTGGGAACTTACCACCTTGGGCCACGAAACTGTTTTCTTGCTCACGGGCCTCAACGCTTACAAAGAGGAAGGGTACCCACTAGATATCACCCAAGTGGACTCCGTAACGCCATACGAGCCTACTTCTTACACCTCGTGCACCAGCCATGCAAAGGAGCAGGTAATTACCTATGAGGAATTGCATCACTTGGTTGAGACGGGCGAAATCAAGCACTACAACTTCTTCGACATGCGGACGCTACCCCGCTTTTTGGGCGAGGCGCCTGACCCTCGGCCTGGCGTCCCTTCGGGCCATGTTCCCGGAGCTCAGCCCATGCCGTACGCTGAGGTCCTCGAGGGCGGTAACTACTCGAACACGGTTGAGGGTATTCAGAGCCGGATCGCCGCATCGTTGTCAGAGCATGGGACCCGGTTGGATTGCTCGAAGCACAGTATTGTGATGTGCGGTAGTGGTGTTACTGCCTGTACTGTCAAGACTGCTTTTGAAGCCTGCGGATATGTTCCGGTTCGTCTATATGACGGATCGTGGAGCGAATGGGGTCGCAGAGCGGAGCCTCGCTATATTGCGATCGGTAGGGATTGGTAATTAACAGCAAATCTACCGTCACTGAGCCGCGGTGTTATTATTGTGGTATATCGATACCTTGATGCTTGATGTCACCGGTATTTATATCTGGCGTTCCAAGCGAGTTCTATAACGAAATATAATAAATAAATAACATACTATACAGAATGAATAATAAAATATTGAGCCATGAATATCTAGGTGATCATTCCTCGAAATATTCATCAGTCATTTGCTGTAAAAGACGAGCGCCTTCAGCATATAATTTaatatcacgtgatagtCTAGAATTGACGGCATGAAAAGAGCATCTGCTGCTTGGTGAACTATCGATGATAACGTACACCGTCGGTCAAGGACAATGAGCGCAATACAAAGCACGCAAGAATTACTGCAGCCTATTGGGTTTGATACACCTGTTGCTGAGTCGAAAACAGTACTGCTGTCGCCAGGTAAAGAATGGAGGGCGCGTATACCCGCAGAATCCAAGCTTACGATAAAGATCGTCTATGGTATTGCAGAATTATTTGGTACGGAACTGGCTAATGGAGTTGAATACACAATACAATGCGCAAATATTGCGGTGTATAGTGTTGACCATGTTAAACTAGAGTGGAAGAGCCTTGATGAACTGGAAACGACAGTATCGCCAGACACCAATATGCCCTATCTGTATAACCTGCATTTCGCGCTGGAAAAGATGAGGTTATCCAGCTTCGATGGCCCGCGTATTCTGGTGGTCGGGAAGGCTTCTAGCGGAAAGACAAGTCTCTGCAAGATTCTTTGTTCCTATGCATTGAAGAGTAAAGCGTACACGCCGATATATGTCAACCTGAACCCACAAGAGGGCGCTTTTTCGCCGCCCGGCTTTCTGACTGCGACCCCAATTTCTGACATCCTGGATGTCGAATCGACCATGTGGGGTCAGAGTATGACAACTGGTGCCACCAAACTACACAATAAACAACCCATGGTTAAGAACTTTGGGCTGGAGATGATTGCCGAAAACAGGCCCCTATACATGGAGGTACTCGGACAGTTAGCACAGACTGTAGATGGCCGACTGAAGAATGATCCCCTTGTCCGCCGCTCTGGCGTTATTGTCGATTCACCACCATTACAGCATCTGGATGAGTCTTATACTGAGTTGGAGGTCGCCATTACAAAGTTCAATATAAAAACGCTAGTTGTATGCGCGCCGGACGACAGCCTGGCTGTGGAACTCAGCGACAGATTCCAGACACTAGTTCGCTCTATTGTTCGCATTCCAACTAGCAGAGGTATTTGCAACATCGATGATGTTGCACGGAGAGCATTGCAACGCAGCCAGATCAGAGAATACTTCTATGGGAATGGCTCAACTGTCCTCAGTCCATATACCATTGGTGTTGACCTATTAGACGCTGTAGTTTGGCGGCCCAAAAGTTCCCTAACCATTGATATGTCGAAAACAAGTCCAAACATGGTCGAACTAGAGCGTGTCGAAGTCACGGCCGCGAATTTACAACATGCTCTCGTCGCAATTACTTATGCCCCGCGCAAAAGTACTGCAGAAGAAGTATTCAGAAGTGGTGTCCTTGGCGTAGCATTGATAACCGAAGTCAACGACGCCAAGCGCAAAATGAGAATCTTGCTTCCTGTACCTGGTAGGCTTCCGGATAAGGCTATGATACTCACCGCATATAGGTATTTGGAATGATTTATTGGGAGACCCTCAACTTTTTAATAGCATATAGTCATGGTTAGTGGTACCACTCTGCTCCACACGTCATATGATACGTCTTCACCGCATCATGGCAGCATGGAGCTATGTATATAACTAATGCCGTCGTCCCAAATGTCTGGGACCAGCTATGTTGCCTGTTATCAAATGTCATTACTCACGTCAGCGAAATGTCCGAAATATTGGAACTTCATAGCAGTTAACTATCCTAACTAACCACCTACTGAGAGCCACAAAAAATTTTAATGGCACCCAGCGAGCATCAAATATATCAGCATATCCAATTGACGAAGTGGTATGATCCGCATGATGTTTCTAGTCTTCTATTGGTATTGTTCTACGCCCTAGGGACGATTGCAATTAAGCCAGATATTTTACTTCGCGTGCTAGATCCTACAGGCATACGAAGCATATATGCCTATGAAAAAGACTTAGACTTGAATGCTACAATTAAACTCCCGAATCTCGAATGTTTGGTTCAGTTTCTTATTGACGCGGATGAGGAGGCAGCTGCGCTGACCTTAATTGCGGCATTGGAGCAAATTCCTAGCATGCACGGGCTTATTCAGTTGCTTACATTCTTCAAGAACAGAGTGGTGATTGATTCTATGTGCGACATACCAGATCCGTACTTTAAACGTGGCATTAGTAAAAAGTCTGTGTTTTACATGTTATTGTCCAGGAAATTCCGAGGATTCACTGACATCTATCTCAGTGGTGATATGACCCAGAAGTGGCGTGAGCTCCACAGCTATCGTGCCCAGTTTAAGACTACGAAGCTCTGGCAGGCAGTGAATACAAAACTTCCACAGAAAAGTGCCTTTCTCGGCAAGGTCTTCAATGAATCTGACGATAATACGTTACCTCTACCAACAATACAAACTGGGGAAGAAGAACATCATGTCTATCCATGGATACTCACCACACGTGAACGCTATGAGCAACTAGTCAACATGGAACTTACAAAACTTAACTCTTGCACAAACCCGGATTTAAGCATCGCCGAGGAGTTGGTAAGGTACACAAGCTTGAACCAGAAGACTACATTCCCCAGTGTCCTAATGGTCCAATATACGATTTCCCTGCTTAATAAAAATTATCAGGAAAGCCAAGACCTTCTGTTTAGGATATTTGACTATGCTGGGTCCAGTTTTGAATCTTCGCAGACATATGACTCCGCAAGTGGACCGTTGTTTAATTCTTTTATGTTAAGCCATTTATTTCGTGCATGTGGGACTCCTCAGGCTGCAGTAAAGAGGATAGAAAATGTGGTAAAATTAGTACGGGAGCACGGGTCCCTGACTGGTGTACAACCGATGTTATATTCCCTTTTTATCTTTCTCAAGGACTATCCCCACCTATCCGATAACTTACAGTCTGCTGTTGCGCAGCTAAAGAAATACTTTGAGAACACAGCCCGCAACTCTTTGAACAGTATTAAGTTCTTATACTCCATCGAGTCATTATTGCAGTTGACGTATGATGCTCATATTCCTCAAGGTTTAGCCAATGCCTACAAGACCAGAATGTTGTGTATGTTGGACGATAAAAGCCGGCATATTGAGAGTGTTGATCCGTTTATTAAAACAACTGAGATATGGAACCGAATAGGAATTGAAGAAATTCCTCCTTGTTACGCTACATATGCTAATACGAGCTCCGATTTTTCCAACTACCGAGGGGCATATTCTGAGGTGGTTCAATCCTTGGTAAGTGGAGATGATGCGCCACTCTATTCTCTTGACATTGGCGCTTGGCCGTATTCTGAGCAGCAAAAGGTTAAGCAATTAAAAATCAGGTACCTCAAAAAATTGGGTGAGCTTGATGAAGCCATGAATCTAGTTAATGTCTATATCGAGGATACTAGGTCAAAAATAATCGACAAATTCTGGGAGTTTGAATTCATGAAAGAAAAGGTCTATTTACTATTTGAATGCGGCATGGCTGCACGCTCTATCAACTTTATCACGGAAATGATTGGCACTGCGGAAAAGGCCAAAAATGCATATCAACTCACACAATGTTTTATCCTGCTTTCAACAGCTTTAGTAGCATTACGGAAATATGATATGGCAGTACAATTAATGAGGGGAAACATGTACACGGTGTTTCAATTTGGGCAAAGGGAATTGGAGAAGGAGTTTATGAACAAATATATTGAGGCAATGAGAAACGCAACGTGCCAAACCAAAGGTGTCACCATAGACCAACTACAAGTGTTACAATCCAAGTACATGGCCGCTTAAGTGATTCGGTAATCTTCGATATAACTTTCAAAAACTATGGAACCCAATCCCTTCAGGTCGGCTATTGGAATAACTGATGGCCTGCCATGAGCGCATCTCAGGGGCATGTTACAAGTAGACAGTTGCCTGACCAGGAATAGACACTCATCGTGATTTAGTTTATCCCCAAACATAATAGCAGAGCGGCAAGCCTTACTATTTAATATCTCCAGAAAAACGGTAGGTATTGCGTTCATGTATTTCCACCATGCGAACTCATTCAGATGTTTTGTTACATAGCCATCAGCTTCAATGGACGTAATTTTGGTTTTCTTCAATGACTTTAAATCATAGGCATATTGCAGCAACGCTCTTTTCAAATAGTGAACGTCATTTTTCTTTTTTGCATCAAATAATGTCGGTATTGCTTTTAGGTAGAGTGGTCCAGTGTATTCATCTTTGTAACAAATCTCAAACCCCCAAAATTCTATTTCGCGCTTATAGTGGAGTAAAATATCTGCTTCAGTATGGGTCAGATCCATAGCGATGCTACATGGGGTGGTGTAGAATGATGGCTGCGCCGTGAGTAGCGTGAATAGATAATCCCTCGTATAGGCTTCAAGCTTAACTCTCTCATCCGCTGCATGTTGGTCAAGGATAAGAAGCAAAGGTGTGGTACGGCTACGTGACGGCTCCAGTTTTAACAGGATGAACTTGTTGCCAATCTGATTGATCACTATGCAATCTTTTAGCTGTATAGAGTCGACGCTTAGGTGCTCATCGGAAAACGCCAAGGATGACGAAATAGAGCCGGACCCCACCGGTTTCTGTACCGGCAGACCTACGTTGATATTCCGTGTTCTTATTTTCGCCACATGCTCCAGAATCTTAGTTGCATCGGCCGAGCTATTCATAGAAGCCACGGGTGGGTTGTACTTTTTCCGTTTGGGATGCTGGTTCACAGGATTAATCCCTCCATTGAGAAGGTGCCTAGCGTCGGTTCCAGAATGTAAAGAGCTTTCA
Proteins encoded in this window:
- the REV3 gene encoding DNA-directed DNA polymerase (Syntenic homolog of Saccharomyces cerevisiae YPL167C (REV3)), which encodes MVKLCSLLHQRKQAFYVMSQTSNHNLNSSEGNEDLIQIQWSDYDCYQWPPTSLDPKHSLSWPGKAFSTVPIIRFYGKLTSGHNILSHLHGALPYLFISCDAPPDELRYNSKATCHRLHVLLELALLNTSTKSHGSESAKQSDSTEDNIECLRYVANVSVVKGVPFYGFNVGWSVFYKISLLNPRFVTLLANKLRDGSILGRSVSVYEAHIPYLLQTSADFNLYGCAYLNLTDCYFRGPVLNNLHNIDEYHQSDAVHTFLKRFLRPDNTLPREFERFGTGLLEIDILPQFIANREELEYRYIHHDFIDALRAPANPNKKYLVSTNYVWKDVTWLRESKELGPYLPPDELQGVETRPPWDFEELERFHQLAKQQNCDGNPKNLSFATFIDNSWFYENIKTASETISELWPKPLNGKQKIVALPDDEDNEEPLISTIDSVDIERLLYSTPKLKRVKAQHGLLMRDDRVMNINPQSNKKHKSYTRESKLPVYRYKSPPISYADMSDALEANGEPAVDYQGPYYSNPVDLPKGKDNTTHKYNIESDHISCREWVSFGDEVEFYRRKLTGSPAKVNHWVYIPKPPKYYEVLKQPPDSPETSCIDGPTQSQQSAPSQQAPPNMSNEARESGPQLLHLSMEIHVDTRRNMLPNPRTDEIKMICWSIDGPQSVGTMELSTDGLLVSLNENDAIYKRIIEEACGKTRVAFFTSEYELITEFAKLVLIIDPDILSGYETNKSSWGYILARAELSHNIDFGLLISRLSRDDRSGLASEWNYSHSAGIKIAGRHMLNVWRKMRTEVNLAKYNIENVAYHLLHERLPKFTHETLSGFWRTKSDRTSIKIVINYCLERVRCNIRLLNLKQVISRTVEQARLIGIDFYSVLSRGSQYRVESVLARLAKAEHLMLISPGKGDLRHQRALECVPLILEPDPTFYTSPVLVLDFQSLYPSIIIAYNYCYTTILGRTREMTAGENKIGITTNILKPNILQLLGDNITIAPNGVTYVKQNIRKSILAKMLSDILDTRVLLKRTISDMHNGSKRLLSTLDNRQLALKLLANVTYGYASASYSGRMPCSDIADSIVHTGRETLRAAIQMIEKEDKWGARVVYGDTDSLFVHLPGKSREQAFKIGAAISDAVTAANPNPIKLKFEKVYHPCILLSKKRYVGHAYEHASQEVPRYDAKGIETVRRDGHPAQRKIIQRSLEILFRTKDLSQLKAYIVNQFWKIMTGSVPIGDFCFSKEVRLGFYKSEAAAPPAAQVARRMMENDSMAEPQYRERVSYVVAKSRPGTLLADRCIAPQDFLADPRLELDAEYYITKTLIPPLNRLLQTVGLDLFDWYREMPRPSSYKHVGSGASDTLHHVLKSNRCLCCKREATTKNGLQLCDSCRTSPSESSVALLLDRRTRESRFNRALRACRVCCFPLTKDLLAAPEIGPNQCQAHDCPVFYTRKKYEGLLSDPSWHSAHRALQLLDDW
- the ATG29 gene encoding Atg29p (Syntenic homolog of Saccharomyces cerevisiae YPL166W (ATG29)), giving the protein MNSKNTIVYVKVPGRQREGFVDPPPFEWNQHQDRKLWAHISTIEDKDDIDWQLLSNQTNAPEFFIRKRVYQLFRVHLKSIEQEIYSHTSADRAPNRSSQAGDEPAASVGVLNGYGQNINDIHDLSSLQTPPTCRGKANKDEDGGNSSGISELSSLSVSKSALEEALMDRLQL
- the SET6 gene encoding Set6p (Syntenic homolog of Saccharomyces cerevisiae YPL165C (SET6)), which produces MEPAHIQIQISELFEVKLTDYGGRACFARQSQQRGDTVLKLTQALGSSIAYEYRKEVCHFCFAYDAGAVMKTKIGHAEARFQPSITGASSFGGGGLRFCSEICKNAYMQMESAEELVEAFETLLQAFQRSNKRRNTDLQDDDCGNAVITEAIIEERWRYVENEWTPKLSAMKPSKRHLMIPAIDEEVYSCARFVTECLFRLKHLPNESTMYQAFDQLQSNELQKITEFPVLLEFQLKVYKFLKVVLPIGLRDLLSSALFRKILGSEYGNSFGIWEQNEGNYSRDYLGYWVLPEASYFNHSCAPNLAKKRVGREMYFVLTSDVAAGEQLCIDYKGILDLPVVERRNILHSNWFFDCACERCALELQSIH
- the TUM1 gene encoding thiosulfate sulfurtransferase (Syntenic homolog of Saccharomyces cerevisiae YOR251C (TUM1)), which gives rise to MSLYSLITPKAFSELLHRNTGKRIVPVDATWYMADKERDLAKKEFMELERIHNAIFFDIDVFMDQKSPYPHMLPSLETFNEEMGKLGIREDDILVVYDRCSNFSASRAAWELTTLGHETVFLLTGLNAYKEEGYPLDITQVDSVTPYEPTSYTSCTSHAKEQVITYEELHHLVETGEIKHYNFFDMRTLPRFLGEAPDPRPGVPSGHVPGAQPMPYAEVLEGGNYSNTVEGIQSRIAASLSEHGTRLDCSKHSIVMCGSGVTACTVKTAFEACGYVPVRLYDGSWSEWGRRAEPRYIAIGRDW
- the CLP1 gene encoding cleavage polyadenylation factor subunit CLP1 (Syntenic homolog of Saccharomyces cerevisiae YOR250C (CLP1)), yielding MSAIQSTQELLQPIGFDTPVAESKTVLLSPGKEWRARIPAESKLTIKIVYGIAELFGTELANGVEYTIQCANIAVYSVDHVKLEWKSLDELETTVSPDTNMPYLYNLHFALEKMRLSSFDGPRILVVGKASSGKTSLCKILCSYALKSKAYTPIYVNLNPQEGAFSPPGFLTATPISDILDVESTMWGQSMTTGATKLHNKQPMVKNFGLEMIAENRPLYMEVLGQLAQTVDGRLKNDPLVRRSGVIVDSPPLQHLDESYTELEVAITKFNIKTLVVCAPDDSLAVELSDRFQTLVRSIVRIPTSRGICNIDDVARRALQRSQIREYFYGNGSTVLSPYTIGVDLLDAVVWRPKSSLTIDMSKTSPNMVELERVEVTAANLQHALVAITYAPRKSTAEEVFRSGVLGVALITEVNDAKRKMRILLPVPGRLPDKAMILTAYRYLE
- the APC5 gene encoding anaphase promoting complex subunit 5 (Syntenic homolog of Saccharomyces cerevisiae YOR249C (APC5)) — its product is MAPSEHQIYQHIQLTKWYDPHDVSSLLLVLFYALGTIAIKPDILLRVLDPTGIRSIYAYEKDLDLNATIKLPNLECLVQFLIDADEEAAALTLIAALEQIPSMHGLIQLLTFFKNRVVIDSMCDIPDPYFKRGISKKSVFYMLLSRKFRGFTDIYLSGDMTQKWRELHSYRAQFKTTKLWQAVNTKLPQKSAFLGKVFNESDDNTLPLPTIQTGEEEHHVYPWILTTRERYEQLVNMELTKLNSCTNPDLSIAEELVRYTSLNQKTTFPSVLMVQYTISLLNKNYQESQDLLFRIFDYAGSSFESSQTYDSASGPLFNSFMLSHLFRACGTPQAAVKRIENVVKLVREHGSLTGVQPMLYSLFIFLKDYPHLSDNLQSAVAQLKKYFENTARNSLNSIKFLYSIESLLQLTYDAHIPQGLANAYKTRMLCMLDDKSRHIESVDPFIKTTEIWNRIGIEEIPPCYATYANTSSDFSNYRGAYSEVVQSLVSGDDAPLYSLDIGAWPYSEQQKVKQLKIRYLKKLGELDEAMNLVNVYIEDTRSKIIDKFWEFEFMKEKVYLLFECGMAARSINFITEMIGTAEKAKNAYQLTQCFILLSTALVALRKYDMAVQLMRGNMYTVFQFGQRELEKEFMNKYIEAMRNATCQTKGVTIDQLQVLQSKYMAA